Proteins found in one Scylla paramamosain isolate STU-SP2022 unplaced genomic scaffold, ASM3559412v1 Contig98, whole genome shotgun sequence genomic segment:
- the LOC135099026 gene encoding uncharacterized protein LOC135099026, which translates to MEVWGGEDGERGREERSLQQIPLGTSGFSLAVDIDPIPSGPHVTMPHISFRDMGNLVQQDAVAVNERFDTIEPAIYQSGARQVPGTPDWFMAASHKTKVVAKNISRIALISEEATKYTAQQ; encoded by the exons ATGGAGGtctggggaggagaggatggggaaagaggaagagaggagaggtccCTTCAGCAAATCCCTTTAGGAACCTCAGGATTTTCCTTAGCTGTGGATATTGACCCCATTCCTTCAG GTCCCCACGTTACTATGCCCCACATCAGTTTCCGAGACATGGGTAACCTAGTCCAACAAGATGCTGTGGCTGTGAACGAGAGATTTGATACTATTGAACCTGCCATATACCAGAGCG GGGCACGGCAGGTCCCCGGCACGCCTGACTGGTTCATGGCCGCATCACACAAGACCAAGGTTGTAGCCAAGAACATCTCCAGAATTGCTCTCATCTCAGAGGAGGCGACCAAATACACCGCACAACAGTGA